Proteins from a genomic interval of Polyodon spathula isolate WHYD16114869_AA chromosome 1, ASM1765450v1, whole genome shotgun sequence:
- the LOC121313862 gene encoding endoplasmic reticulum aminopeptidase 2-like: MALTVVLAFVLYSVIAPNDAQGSQSLFQGLAPVATNGEPFPWNMLRLPDTIIPAHYHLLVHPNLTTLNFSASVRIEVDVKQSTDSIILHSKGLLITKATIEAETGASESRKPLQVLEYPPHEQIALVSSDVLLSGGKYFVCIDYAANLSDGFYGFYKSTYRSKDGETRVLASTHFEPTSARMAFPCFDEPVFKANYSVVIRRGDKHIALSNMPKVKTVELGGGIFEDHFDVSVRMSTYLVAFIVCDFKSVSQITSTGIEVSIYAVPDKWDQTHYALEAAVKLLEFYEQYFNIYYPLPKQDLVAIPDFQSGAMENWGLTTYRETSLLFDAETSSASDKLWVTMVIGHELAHQWFGNLVTMQWWNDIWLNEGFARYMEFVSVDATYPELQVGDYLLDTCFAAIGRDSMNSSRPISSAAENPTQIKEMFDTVSYDKGACILHMLRSFLTEDIFQSGIVRYLKKFSYRNAKNEDLWNSIANTCSEEDFTSGEFCYSSSQASKNAYQYAGEHLDLKAMMNTWTLQKGIPLIIVERRGSTVTLRQERFLKAILPSDPVWASLQQGYLWHVPLTYITSNSKNIGRHLLETQSDSIELEEEVSWVKFNADMNGYYVVHYEGDGWDSLINLLERNHTALSHKDRTNLIHNAFQLVSSGRLTLDRSLDLSRYLRHETHNVPLLQGLGYLEAFYRMIEKRNITDVAQNLKNYILQYFKAVIDKQTWSDEGSVSDRRLRSEVLGLACDLGYPPSVKKAHQLFVDWVESNSTLSLPTDVIETVYSVGAQSAEGWAYLLEKYQVSMSGAEKNKILRALTSSKDTGKLLRLLELGMEGDVIRTQDLSTVIYSVSRNPIGHFLAWDFVKKHWSELVEKFHLGSFCIRNIIIGTTAQFSSKEELEEVKMFFESIREQSSQLRVTQVAIENLEKNIKWLERNLETLRDWLLKNLQ, encoded by the exons ATGGCACTTACAGTAGTATTGGCTTTTGTTCTGTATTCTGTAATTGCCCCAAATGATGCCCAAGGCAGCCAAAGTTTGTTTCAGGGACTGGCTCCTGTGGCTACAAATGGTGAACCATTTCCCTGGAACATGCTGAGGCTCCCAGATACTATCATTCCTGCCCACTATCACCTGCTTGTGCACCCCAACCTCACCACTCTGAACTTCAGCGCCTCTGTCAGAATTGAAGTGGATGTCAAGCAGAGCACCGACTCCATCATCCTGCACAGCAAAGGTCTCCTAATCACCAAGGCAACCATCGAGGCAGAGACTGGAGCCAGCGAATCAAGAAAGCCGCTTCAGGTGCTGGAGTACCCGCCCCATGAACAGATAGCCCTCGTTTCATCTGACGTGTTGCTTTCTGGAGGAAAGTACTTTGTTTGTATTGACTATGCAGCCAATTTATCAGATGGCTTTTATGGTTTCTATAAAAGTACTTACCGCTCAAAAGATGGCGAAACACG aGTTCTGGCATCTACTCACTTCGAACCCACTTCAGCACGGATGGCTTTCCCCTGCTTTGATGAACCCGTGTTTAAGGCAAACTACTCAGTGGTAATAAGAAGAGGCGATAAACACATCGCCCTTTCCAACATGCCCAAG gtGAAAACAGTGGAGTTGGGGGGTGGAATATTTGAAGATCACTTTGATGTGAGCGTGAGGATGAGCACCTATCTAGTGGCCTTTATTGTGTGTGACTTCAAGTCAGTTAGTCAGATAACTTCAACTGGAATAGAG GTTTCCATTTATGCTGTGCCAGACAAGTGGGACCAAACCCATTATGCTCTGGAAGCAGCAGTGAAACTCCTGGAGTTCTACGAGCAGTACTTCAATATCTACTACCCTCTGCCCAAACAGG atCTGGTTGCTATTCCTGACTTCCAGTCCGGTGCCATGGAGAACTGGGGCCTAACCACTTACAGGGAGACCTCACTGCTGTTCGATGCTGAGACCTCATCGGCCTCCGATAAGCTCTGGGTCACCATGGTGATCGGCCATGAACTTGCCCATCAG TGGTTCGGTAATCTGGTGACCATGCAGTGGTGGAATGACATCTGGTTAAATGAGGGGTTTGCCAGGTACATGGAGTTTGTCTCAGTGGATGCTACTTATCCTGAACTGCAAGTG GGGGACTACTTGCTGGACACCTGCTTTGCGGCCATTGGAAGAGATTCCATGAACTCATCCCGACCCATATCCAGCGCAGCAGAGAACCCCACCCAGATAAAGGAAATGTTTGATACTGTCTCATATGACAAG GGGGCCTGTATTCTACACATGTTGAGGAGCTTTCTCACTGAAGACATTTTCCAGAGCGGAATCGTTCGCTATCTGAAGAAGTTCAGCTACAGAAATGCCAAGAATGAAGACTTGTGGAACAGCATTGCAAAT ACCTGCAGTGAAGAGGACTTTACTTCTGGAGAATTCTGCTACAGCAGCAGTCAGGCTTCAAAAAATGCT TACCAGTATGCTGGGGAGCACCTGGATTTGAAGGCGATGATGAATACCTGGACTCTTCAGAAAGGAATCCCTCTGATCATTGTGGAGCGCAGGGGGAGCACAGTCACACTGAGACAGGAGAGGTTCCTGAAGGCTATTCTCCCCAGTGACCCTGTATGGGCCTCTCTGCAACAAGG CTACCTGTGGCATGTTCCTCTGACCTACATCACAAGTAATTCAAAAAACATTGGGAGACATCTGCTGGAAACACAATCAG ATAGCATTGAGCTGGAGGAAGAGGTGAGCTGGGTGAAGTTCAATGCTGATATGAATGGATATTATGTTGTACACTATGAGGGAGATGGATGGGACTCGCTGATTAACTTACTGGAGCGGAACCACACTGCTCTGAGCCACAAGGACAGAACCAACCTCATCCACAATGCATTTCAGCTGGTCAG TTCAGGGAGGCTGACTCTAGACCGATCCCTTGATCTGAGCCGCTACCTCAGACACGAAACCCACAACGTCCCCCTGCTGCAGGGCCTGGGCTACCTAGAGGCCTTCTACCGAATGATAGAGAAGAGAAACATCACAGATGTGGCACAAAACTTAAAG AATTATATCCTGCAGTACTTCAAGGCTGTGATTGACAAGCAGACCTGGAGCGACGAAGGCTCGGTTTCAGACAGAAGGCTTCGCTCTGAGGTCCTGGGACTGGCCTGTGACCTCGGCTATCCTCCGTCTGTTAAGAAGGCACACCAGCTCTTCGTTGATTGGGTTGAATCCAACAGCACTCTCAG TTTACCCACAGATGTGATTGAGACAGTGTATTCTGTTGGAGCTCAGAGCGCTGAGGGATGGGCGTACTTACTAGAGAAGTACCAGGTCTCAATGTCGGGGGCCGAGAAGAATAAAATCTTGAGAGCCTTAACAAGCAGTAAGGACACTGGGAAGCTGTTAAG ATTGCTGGAGCTGGGAATGGAAGGGGATGTGATCAGGACACAGGATCTGTCCACAGTTATCTACAGCGTGAGCAGGAATCCCATCGGACATTTCCTGGCATGGGATTTTGTTAAGAAACACTGGAGTGAACTTGTGGAAAA ATTTCATCTGGGATCATTCTGTATAAGAAATATCATTATTGGCACTACAGCTCAATTTTCTTCCAAGGAAGAACTGGAGGAG gtgaaaatgttttttgagtCCATAAGAGAGCAATCTTCCCAGCTCAGGGTCACCCAGGTTGCCATAGAGAACCTGGAGAAAAACATAAAGTGGCTGGAACGGAACCTGGAGACACTGAGAGACTGGCTGCTGAAGAACCTGCAGTGA